Within Paenibacillus sp. RUD330, the genomic segment ACATTTCCTGGGCATGGGATCGGACATAATCGGCAGATCGCGCGGGATGCTCCCAGGCGTATTCGACGGAAGCGCGAGCCCATGCCTCGATGGAGCTGCGGTCGAGGGAGCGCTTGGCAATGATGGCGCCGAGCGGAATCGGGAGGCCCGTATCGGCTTCCCACCATGCGCCCATATCGGCCATCAGCGACAGGCCGTATTCGGGATAAGTGAAGCGCGCTTCGTGAATGACGAGCCCGGCATCGATACGGCCGTCGCGGACGGCGGGCATGATTTCGTGGAAAGGCATGACGATAATTTCGCCGACGCCTCCGGGAACATTCTGCGCCGCCCAGAGCCGGAACAGCAGGTAGGCGGTCGACCGTTCGCTCGGCACAGCGACCCGCTTGCCGCTCAGCCAGGATGGATCCGCGCCGGGAGCGGCAGCTCCCATGTGGGCATGGGCCGAGCCTGCAGCAGGAACGGCCTCCTGATAGGAGGTTTGCTGCTCATCAGGGATTGTTAGGCCTGCCGAGACATCCGGCTTTGCCGCAGTATCCTGGCCTTCAGCAGCACCCGTAGCGCCAGCAGCAACCGTAGCGCCAGCAGCACCCGTAGCGCCAGCAGCGCCGTCAGCAGTGGTGCCAGCGGCGCCGTCTGCAGCATCCCCGCCGCCAGCGGCGGCTGATGCTCCCGGCATGGCGTCGGCAGAGCGGCGCGAGGTTCCGCCGCCGGCGGTCAGCACGAGTGGACCGCAGCCGCGACCCAGAGCGCCGCCGCATGGGATGAGAGCGTAGTCTTCCAGCACCCAAGGCAGGGCGGCATAGGAAATTTTCATGACCTCGGGCCCGATGCGGTCGTCTGCCCAGCCATTGGTAATGTCGATATCGGCGTAAGTCACTTCCAGCTCAGGCGCGCCTTCGATGAGGCCGTGCGCCCAAGCGTGAAAGACAAAGGTATCGTTGGGACAAGGAGAATAAGCGATTTTCATTGGATTCCAAGCACCTCCGGCAGTAAAAATCCCGTCTTTTCAAGCGCCTTGAGCGCGTCGCCGATGCGCCAGGCTTCCCGGTCGCGCGGACCGACCGCATTGGAGATCGCCCGGATTTCCAGCGCCTCGATGCCTTGCATGGCGGCGGCTATGGCGACGCCGTAGCCTTCCATCGCTTCGGCTGCGGCTCCCGGCACCCTTGCCTGGAGCTCGGCTGCCGACTCGGCCGATCCCGTGACGGTGGACAGCGTCAGCACCGGGCCGGCTGCGGCTGCGACAGGCTCATCCGCCATGCGCAGGGCTTCGGCGATGCGTTCGGCCAGCTCTCGGTCGGCCGCTACGCGCCAGGAGCCGAAGCCGAGCTGATCCACGCTTGCGAAGCCGTCCGCCGTCTCGGCGCCCAAATCCGCCGCGATGATATCCGTCGCGATGACGACGGAGCCGACGGGTGCGATCGGGGAGAAGCCTCCGCCGATGCCGGCGCTGATGACATAGCGGAAGGAAGGGCAGCCCGCGATGGCGAGGGCGGCGCTGGCGGCTGCGGCGGCCGGGCCTACGCCGCCAGCGAGCACGATATAGCGGCCGACCCGCCGCAGCGGACCTTCGACCTCGCCGCATACTTCCGAGGGACAGGCTTTGAGCAGGCCGCGGACGACGGCGTCCCGCTCGGCTTCCACGGCGGTGACGACCAGGACGTAATGCGGCGTTGGATCCAGCTTTTTAATCATGAATAGTATCTCTCCCGGGGGCTTCTTCTCCTAGAAAAAGCCCGTTAATGGTCAAGGGCATGCAGCCCGCAGGTGAAGGGCGAGAACTCGAATGCGCATGGGCAGGAGCTCGTCCGGGTCCGTGATGGACGGTTCATCTCTAACCATACTCCTATGCGGGCGTCCGTTCAAGGAAGCCTCCTCTCCTCCGCCAGTCTCTGTACGATAAGGACCGCAGCCTCAAGCAGGGAGGAGACGTTCCAATCCGCCGGAGATGGCTTGGTTCCATGTTTTTGAATCCTTCGCGCAGAGCCGGCCCCCTCCCGGCTGCCGCCGTCCTTCCCTTTCCTCCTGCCCGCAGCGCCGCCCACTCGAATCGTCCGCGTGCCGGCTGCGCGGCCGGCTGCGATATCGCTCTCGCGGTCTCCGATCATGTAGCTCTCGCCAAGCGAGAGGCGATGCCGCTTCGCCAGCTCCAGCAGCATGCCGGGCCGCGGCTTGCGGCAGGCGCATCCGGAATCGGGTTTATGCGGGCAGAAGGCGATGCCGTCCAGCCTTGCCCCTTTTCCCGCCAGCAGCTCCTCCAGCCGTTCATGCACCGCCTTCAGGTCCGCCAAGGACATGTAGCCGAGGCCGACGCCGCCTTGATTCGTCACCACGTATACCCGGTAGCCCGCTTCCGCCAGCCCACGGATCGCTTCGGCGGTTCCGGGCAATAGATGGACATCGTCCGGACCGTTCACTTGGCGTACACGCGCGGTATTCATCTCGTTGACGACGCCGTCCCGGTCCAGAAAGACCGCTTTCGCTGATTTCATTCCCCATCCTCCTTTTCCAAATTTTTTGCCACGGGGTATTAAGCTAGGCCCGGAGCGGAGCGTGAGCGCAACGGGGCCGTTCCTTCCGAGTGGCTTTCCGCCCCTTTGCCTGTTCCGCCTCGCTGCCATCCCGCTGCCTGCTCCCAGCCGGTCTGCTGCCATCCCGCTGCCTATTTCCTTATCTTACCCCGCTCCTCGGCTTCCCATCTTGATTGGCTGTTCCCGGACAGAGGGTAATAGACACCAGACTATCCGGCAAGGAGGCATACCATCCATGCAGACGATCTGGAAGGGAGCGGTCGGCTTCGGCCTCGTCAACGTTCCGGTGCGGCTATATGCGGCTACCGAGGACAACGACATCCCGATGCGGATGCTCCACAAGAAATACAACCAGCCGATCAAGTACCACCGTACCTGTCCCAAATGCGAGGAGGACGTTTCCTGGAGCGACATCGTCAAAGGCTACGAGTATGAGGATGGCCGCTTCGTCACCTTCGAGAAGGACGAGCTGGAGCAGCTGGCTTCGAAAACCTCGCGCGAGATCCGTATCCTCGATTTTGTGGATTTGGAGGAAATAGATCCCATCTATTTTCAAAAGACCTACTATCTCTCTCCGGAGGAAACCGGCAAGCACGCCTATCGGCTGCTCGTCGAGGCGCTGAAAAGCACCCGGAAAATCGGCGTCGCCAATGTGACGATACGG encodes:
- a CDS encoding 1,4-dihydroxy-6-naphthoate synthase; protein product: MKIAYSPCPNDTFVFHAWAHGLIEGAPELEVTYADIDITNGWADDRIGPEVMKISYAALPWVLEDYALIPCGGALGRGCGPLVLTAGGGTSRRSADAMPGASAAAGGGDAADGAAGTTADGAAGATGAAGATVAAGATGAAEGQDTAAKPDVSAGLTIPDEQQTSYQEAVPAAGSAHAHMGAAAPGADPSWLSGKRVAVPSERSTAYLLFRLWAAQNVPGGVGEIIVMPFHEIMPAVRDGRIDAGLVIHEARFTYPEYGLSLMADMGAWWEADTGLPIPLGAIIAKRSLDRSSIEAWARASVEYAWEHPARSADYVRSHAQEMSPEVTSAHIALYVNEFTRELGEDGYNAVESLLGRAAREGLVPEFDLALLRK
- a CDS encoding futalosine hydrolase — its product is MIKKLDPTPHYVLVVTAVEAERDAVVRGLLKACPSEVCGEVEGPLRRVGRYIVLAGGVGPAAAAASAALAIAGCPSFRYVISAGIGGGFSPIAPVGSVVIATDIIAADLGAETADGFASVDQLGFGSWRVAADRELAERIAEALRMADEPVAAAAGPVLTLSTVTGSAESAAELQARVPGAAAEAMEGYGVAIAAAMQGIEALEIRAISNAVGPRDREAWRIGDALKALEKTGFLLPEVLGIQ
- a CDS encoding HAD family hydrolase, yielding MKSAKAVFLDRDGVVNEMNTARVRQVNGPDDVHLLPGTAEAIRGLAEAGYRVYVVTNQGGVGLGYMSLADLKAVHERLEELLAGKGARLDGIAFCPHKPDSGCACRKPRPGMLLELAKRHRLSLGESYMIGDRESDIAAGRAAGTRTIRVGGAAGRRKGKDGGSREGAGSARRIQKHGTKPSPADWNVSSLLEAAVLIVQRLAEERRLP